Proteins from a genomic interval of Hoplias malabaricus isolate fHopMal1 chromosome 13, fHopMal1.hap1, whole genome shotgun sequence:
- the LOC136664917 gene encoding homeobox even-skipped homolog protein 1-like translates to MLKSRCMAEGRESPVSSVAHADSDHAEEDSCARMALLTGVEQGRRHRTAFTREQLSRLEQEYSKESYVSRARRCELATALNLPETTIKVWFQNRRMKDKRQRHSLSWPHPLDPNLCAFMVSQAAAGMPYPLLPHIPLQLYSHLGMGGMPPLSGLSSPYSIASVRPMDTMRLQHSPYPRLGGLPSPVLYPPVHTMQHPPACPCPYCLHWGPDQLLKARGGHSLGLGLTSSPKPAATLLECREEVPLPQ, encoded by the exons TGGCGGAGGGCAGGGAGTCTCCAGTGTCCTCGGTGGCTCATGCTGACAGTGATCATGCGGAGGAGGACTCGTGCGCCCGCATGGCGCTCCTGACCGGAGTGGAGCAGGGTCGGCGGCACCGGACCGCGTTCACCCGCGAGCAGCTCTCGCGACTAGAGCAGGAATACAGCAAGGAGAGCTACGTGTCACGAGCCAGACGCTGTGAGCTTGCAACGGCGCTCAACCTCCCGGAGACCACCATAAAG GTGTGGTTCCAGAACAGACGGATGAAGGATAAGAGACAGCGCCACAGCCTGAGCTGGCCTCACCCACTGGACCCAAACCTGTGTGCCTTCATGGTGAGCCAGGCAGCTGCAGGAATGCCATATCCCCTGCTGCCTCATATCCCCCTACAGCTGTACTCTCATCTTGGTATGGGAGGCATGCCCCCCCTCTCTGGTCTTTCCAGTCCTTATAGTATTGCCTCTGTGAGACCAATGGACACTATGAGACTTCAGCATTCTCCTTACCCTAGGCTTGGTGGGCTTCCATCTCCAGTACTTTATCCACCAGTGCACACAATGCAACACCCTCCAGCCTGCCCATGCCCCTATTGCCTCCACTGGGGACCAGATCaactgctcaaagccagaggaGGACACAGTCTTGGCTTGGGTCTGACCAGTAGCCCAAAACCTGCAGCAACACTGTTAGAATGCAGAGAAGAAGTGCCCTTGCCTCAGTGA